The region CCGGCTGCTGCCTTCACCTGGGTCCCCCTGGATTTCCACATCACGGACACAAAGGGGAACCTGAGCAGCGAAACGGTTTTCCTCCCGGTCATGGCACCGCCCAACACGCCGCCCGCTGTGGTCATTATCGAAGGTCCCCCACCGGTGAGCAGGGGAGATGCCGCATCGTTCTCATGGTCCGGGAGCGACCAGGAGGGCATCGTGGAGGGCTATTACATCGGCCTTGACAGCGCCGGGGATCCATCGGTGTGGACGACGGCCACCTCTGTGACTTATAGCGGCCTGGCCTATGGGGAGCACGCCTTTGCAGTGAAAGCTCTGGACGACGACGGCGCCGAGTCGGGTGTCTTGACCTGGTCCTTCACCCTGAGGAAGCCCTCCGGTGGACGAGGGCCCTGCTTCGTGGCCACGGCCCTGTGGGGCGACCAACACTGGAAGACCAACCGTTTGAGGGCGTTCCGGGACGGTTATCTGGAAAGATCCGATGTCGGCAGCCGTCTGGTCCGGCTTTATTACCGCGCCTCTCCCGGCCCGGCACAATGGGTTGCCCGACGGCCCCGGCTCAGGAAGACCCTTTCCATCCTGCTTTCCACGCTGCTCTGGCCGTTTTTCCTGTGACGTACGTTAAAAGCGAATAACCGCAAAGTTAACAACTTGTCACGCCATAGCTCATGGAGCGACGGCGGAAGCCGCGAAGCCGCAAAGGATATCAACAAGGAAAATGGTTTCAGAGGCTGAAAAAGTGTGGATTATCTCACGTTAGACTTTGGACCTTGGACGTTAGGATTTTTCCCCACATCCCTTTCATCCCCTTCACCTGCCGCGGAGTAGTCCGCAGGACGAAGACGGGTCCCTGTAAAATATAGTTTTCAGATAAAAAAGATCCCCTTCATTCCCTTTCGTAAATCCCGCTCCTGTGGCCAACCATAAGCACCAATACCTGGATCTTGTCGTCCTGGATCTCACAAATAATACGGTAATCCCCGACCCGGTATTTCCATCGCCCGGCCAGCTCTTTTCTTAAAGGAGCTCCGTACCGGCGTGGATCCTCATCGGTCTGGATCCTTTCCTTCAGGTACTGAACGATCCGCTGCCGAACCGGGTGATCGAGTTTGGCCAGCTGTTTTTTTGCTGTTTCGGTGATCTCAATCCGCCAGGCCAAGCTCTTGTTCCAGTTCATCCAGGGTGTAAGTCTTTTCCTGGCCGACCTCCACCCTCTTAAGGATCTCATCCGAGATGTATGCCGCCTCGAGATCGTCCAGGTGCTCCAGGATCGCCTCCCGTGCGTAGAAAGATTTAGAGCGTCCTGTGCGTTTTGCCAGCGCTTCCAGGCGCTGTTCGATATCTTTCGGTAGACGCAATGCCAACATGGCATCCTCCTTTGCTATACATGTATACTACATGAGCGCATGTTGACTATCAAATCAATTTGTTCTGTTTTCATAGGCAGGATCTCCCCGTGTCCCCGCAGGTGTCCAGGTATCTACGTAT is a window of bacterium DNA encoding:
- a CDS encoding DUF6290 family protein, producing the protein MLALRLPKDIEQRLEALAKRTGRSKSFYAREAILEHLDDLEAAYISDEILKRVEVGQEKTYTLDELEQELGLAD
- a CDS encoding type II toxin-antitoxin system RelE/ParE family toxin, coding for MAWRIEITETAKKQLAKLDHPVRQRIVQYLKERIQTDEDPRRYGAPLRKELAGRWKYRVGDYRIICEIQDDKIQVLVLMVGHRSGIYERE